Part of the Candidatus Campbellbacteria bacterium genome is shown below.
TTACTGACTTTGATTGGCTTGCAAGTCCAGATTGGGTGCATTCATCGTTTGTGAAACCCGATGTTGTTGTTATTGATAGACAGATGAATGGTGTTGATTCAGCACCACGTCTCATCGCACATGTGCGTAACAATACGCTGGATACCTTTCTCAAAATTCCCGTGGTAGCTATTTTGTATGATGACAAAGACAATGCGATACATGCTTCCAAAACAGTGATTGAACGCTTGTTGGGAACATCAGATGAAGAGATTGTGTTTACGTGGCCTCAGCCGTTTCCCCGTGCAGTAGCACGTATTGATATCATTCCACTCTTCTCGTTCGTACAGTAGTATGTCGTTTCTTGCCCTTCGTTCCGTTGACTGGACACTCCTTGCAGCAACACTCGTGTTGTCTGCTTTTGGTTTGGTAACGATGAATTCATTCGTTGAGCCAAATACCTTTTTTGAACAACAATTGGTGTGGCTCTGTATTTCTCTCGCCGTCTTTTTCTTCGCAGGACTCATTGATTGGAGGTTTTTACGAAACACCCCTGTTGTCGTTACGTTGTTCCTTATTTCCATTGCTTCGTTGGCGCTCTTATTTTTTCTTGGCACGATAACAAAAGGAGCGGTTTCCCGTTTTGATTTTGGGGCATTCTTTCTTCAGCCGTCTGACCCAGCAAAATTAGTACTCGTGATTTTACTCGCAAAATATTTCTCCCGCAGACATGTTGAAATTGCACACGTGAGACATATTCTTGTGTCGGGATTCTACGCACTTATTTTCTTTGTTTTACTCTTTATTCAACCAGACTTCGGGGGCGCTATTGTGGTGTTCTTTTTGTGGCTCGGCATGGTCCTTGTATCTGGTATTTCAAAAAAACATCTCGCACTCGTTTTTTTGATTGGCGCACTTGCGTTTGGAGGATTGTGGGGATTTGTATTTCAAGACTATCAAAAAGATCGCATACGAACATTTATTCACCCACTCACTGACATTCAGGGTGCTGGGTACAATGCGTATCAATCAACAATAACCGTTGGTTCGGGAGAATTTCTTGGGAAGGGAGTTGGATTTGGAACACAGTCACGATTGCAGTTTTTGCCAGAGTATGAGACAGATTTTATTTTTGGAGCATTTGCAGAGGAGTGGGGCTTTGTTGGTATCCTTCTTTTGTTGTTGTGTTTTGGGGTTGTGGTGTGGCGAATTCTGCGAGAAGCGTTTCTAGGCGCGACCAATTTTGAAACATTGTTTGCGATTGGTGTGGCTCTCACCCTTGCTGCTCCTGCCATCATTCACATCGGTATGAACGTTGGCCTCCTACCTGTTACGGGAACAGTTCTCCCGTTTGTGTCATATGGAGGAAGCCACCTTGTTATTGAGTTCTTGTCTCTCGGAATACTTTCAGGTATGCGCCGATACCGTCGCGCTACACACCGAGATGTGTTTGGTGATGAAGTGGTGATGCAATAGAAAACCCGCCACCAGGCGGTTTTCGTGCTTTGAAAAAATATGAGGTGAGCAAAGGGTTAACTTTCGTACTTTCCAACAACGAATTCAAATCCGTATACTGCAGGGTTTCCAAAATCAAAGTTAGGACAGTTCCATCCTGGAGATAATTGGTGTCGACCGCTACTTGTTTCCATGTCAACAACTCCAAGGACATAAAATGCACCACGATTTACAGGACAGCCCCAAGACCCTGCGGGAAAACGATAGTATCGGAGATTGTTTTGAAAAGAGCTACCCGCTACACCAAGCGGATCAAAGACATGTCCTTGCATGTACTTTCCACCAACGAGTGATGTTAGAAAGTCATTGTCAAATGGTGTATCCCAGTTACCCGCATCACCCATAGCAGGATCACCTGCACGGTTAGCTGATTCACCAATTACGTCTGCAGGAGGGTATGTCTGATTGTCTGAGAAATAGAGTTCTAGTCCAACCTGTAGTTCTCGGATAGATGAAATTCTTTTTGAGTCACGAGCATTTTTTCGTGCACTGTTTGTAGCTGACATCACCACACTTGAAAGAAGCGCGATGATACTTATAGAAACCATAACCTCAATGAGGGTAAACCCAGCACTAAAAAAATGATTTTGCTTTTTAAAATGTTTTTGAGAATACATACATCTGTAGGTCCTTTTTAGTGCTGGATAAATCCTTGATTATTTTGATATGTTGATGAAATTATTGCTGTCCTGCGGACGTTCGGCTCAGTGGTGGAATATCACGCTCCGGATTAATTCCCGGGTCATTCACAGTTCTTAGAAAAATAAAAAGTGCGAGTGTTATAAATACGGCGCCACTAGCAAGAAGTGTTACACGTGCAGTTACTTCGGAATGCACAAGGCCACTCTTAAT
Proteins encoded:
- a CDS encoding type II secretion system GspH family protein, which gives rise to MYSQKHFKKQNHFFSAGFTLIEVMVSISIIALLSSVVMSATNSARKNARDSKRISSIRELQVGLELYFSDNQTYPPADVIGESANRAGDPAMGDAGNWDTPFDNDFLTSLVGGKYMQGHVFDPLGVAGSSFQNNLRYYRFPAGSWGCPVNRGAFYVLGVVDMETSSGRHQLSPGWNCPNFDFGNPAVYGFEFVVGKYES
- a CDS encoding rod shape-determining protein RodA translates to MSFLALRSVDWTLLAATLVLSAFGLVTMNSFVEPNTFFEQQLVWLCISLAVFFFAGLIDWRFLRNTPVVVTLFLISIASLALLFFLGTITKGAVSRFDFGAFFLQPSDPAKLVLVILLAKYFSRRHVEIAHVRHILVSGFYALIFFVLLFIQPDFGGAIVVFFLWLGMVLVSGISKKHLALVFLIGALAFGGLWGFVFQDYQKDRIRTFIHPLTDIQGAGYNAYQSTITVGSGEFLGKGVGFGTQSRLQFLPEYETDFIFGAFAEEWGFVGILLLLLCFGVVVWRILREAFLGATNFETLFAIGVALTLAAPAIIHIGMNVGLLPVTGTVLPFVSYGGSHLVIEFLSLGILSGMRRYRRATHRDVFGDEVVMQ